A genomic window from Arvicola amphibius chromosome 5, mArvAmp1.2, whole genome shotgun sequence includes:
- the Pcdh12 gene encoding protocadherin-12: protein MMLLLPFLLGLLGPGSFLFLSGGCQEVATLMVKFQVTEEVPSGTVIGKLSQEPGVEERRGKAGDAFQILQLPQALPIQMNPEDGLLSTSRRLDREQLCQQQDPCLVSFDVLATGASALIHVEIQVLDINDHQPEFPKGEQELEISESASLYTRIPLDRALDQDTGPNSLYSYALSPSEHFALDVIVGPDETKHAELVVVRELDREVHSVFDLVLTAYDNGNPPQTGTSMVKVNVLDSNDNSPVFAESSLALEIPEDTAPGTLLINLTATDPDQGPNGEVEFFFGKHVSPEVMNTFGVDSKTGQIILRQSLDYERNPAYEVDVQARDLGPNSIPGHCKVLIKVLDVNDNAPSIHITWASQTSLVSEDLPRDSFIALVSAKDLDSGDNGLVHCWLNQELGHFRLKRTNGNTYMLLTNTTLDRELWSTYTLTVFAQDQGPRPLSAEMELRIQVGDVNDNAPVFEKSRYEVSTWENNPPFLHIITVKAHDADLGINGKVSYRIKDSTVSHLVAIDSETGEVTAQKSLDYEQMTGFEFQVIAEDRGHPQLASSISVWVSLLDANDNAPEVIHPVLSEGKATLSVLVNASTGHLLLPIENPNGLEPAVTGTPMATRSPWSYLLVTIVARDADSGANGELLYSIRSGNDAHLFVLSPSLGQLLINVTNASSLIGSQWDLGIVVEDQGSPSLQTQALLRVAFVTSVDHLRDFAHESGVLSTPVLAMICLAVLLAIFGLILALFVSICRTEKKDNRAYNCREAESTYRHQPKRPQKHIQKADIHLVPMLRAQEDEVDDVKSSLKDTSKEALTETGWDSCLQAPFHLTPTLYRTLRNQGNQGALAESQEVLQDTYNFLFNHPRQRNASRENLSLPESPPALGQLHSRPLQLPGSPIARLAGDQGSKEAPQSPPASSATLRRQRNLHGKVSPEGQPGPHQILRSLVRLSVAAFAERNPVEELAGDSPPVQQISQLLSLLHQGQFQPKPNHRGNKYSAKPGGSRAPIPNTDGSDGPGVRPGGQAEPDLEEGPLGPEEENLSVKRLLEEELSSLLDPHTGLALDKLSPPDPAWMARLSLPLTTNYRDNLSSPDAAASEEPRTFQTFGKTAGPGPELSPTGTRLASTFVSEMNSLLEMLLEQHTVPVEAASAALRRLSVCGRTLSLDLATSGTSGSEAQLGRKKAAEGRLGCGRNL, encoded by the exons ATGATGCTACTTCTGCCATTCCTGCTAGGGCTCCTGGGGCCAGGCAGCTTCTTATTCCTCTCAGGGGGTTGTCAGGAGGTGGCCACTCTCATGGTGAAATTCCAGGTGACAGAGGAAGTGCCGTCTGGCACAGTGATTGGGAAACTGTCCCAAGAACCAGGAGTGGAGGAGAGGCGTGGGAAGGCAGGAGATGCCTTCCAGATCCTGCAGCTGCCTCAGGCACTGCCTATTCAGATGAACCCTGAGGACGGCCTGCTCAGCACTTCGAGGCGGCTGGATCGGGAGCAGCTATGCCAGCAGCAAGATCCCTGCCTGGTGTCCTTTGATGTGCTTGCCACGGGAGCTTCGGCTCTGATTCATGTGGAGATTCAGGTACTGGACATCAACGACCATCAGCCAGAGTTTCCCAAGGGTGAACAGGAGCTGGAAATCTCCGAGAGTGCCTCTCTGTACACACGAATCCCCTTGGACAGAGCTCTTGACCAAGACACTGGTCCTAACAGCTTGTATTCCTACGCCCTGTCTCCCAGTGAACACTTTGCCCTGGATGTTATTGTGGGGCCCGATGAGACCAAACATGCAGAACTTGTGGTGGTGAGGGAGTTGGACAGGGAAGTCCACTCGGTTTTTGATCTGGTGCTGACTGCCTATGACAATGGGAATCCCCCTCAGACAGGCACCAGCATGGTCAAGGTCAATGTCCTGGATTCCAATGACAATAGTCCGGTGTTTGCTGAGAGTTCACTGGCCCTAGAAATCCCAGAAGACACTGCCCCCGGCACTCTTCTCATAAACCTGACTGCTACAGACCCAGACCAAGGACCCAACGGGGAGGTAGAATTCTTCTTTGGCAAGCACGTGTCCCCAGAGGTGATGAATACCTTTGGTGTAGATTCCAAGACAGGCCAGATCATTCTGCGCCAAAGCCTAGACTATGAGAGGAATCCTGCCTATGAGGTGGATGTTCAGGCAAGGGACCTGGGTCCCAATTCCATCCCAGGCCATTGCAAAGTTCTCATCAAAGTTCTGGATGTCAACGACAACGCTCCGAGCATTCACATCACATGGGCCTCCCAGACGTCACTGGTGTCAGAAGATCTTCCCAGGGACAGTTTCATTGCTCTTGTCAGTGCAAAAGACTTGGACTCAGGAGACAATGGTCTGGTCCACTGTTGGCTGAACCAAGAGCTGGGCCATTTCAGGCTGAAAAGAACTAACGGCAACACATACATGCTGCTTACCAACACCACACTGGACAGAGAGCTATGGTCCACATACACTCTCACCGTGTTCGCCCAAGACCAAGGACCCCGGCCCTTATCAGCTGAGATGGAGCTGCGAATTCAGGTCGGTGATGTCAATGACAATGCCCCCGTGTTCGAGAAGAGCCGGTATGAGGTCTCCACTTGGGAAAACAACCCACCTTTCCTTCATATCATCACCGTCAAAGCTCACGATGCCGATTTGGGCATTAATGGAAAAGTGTCATACCGTATCAAGGACTCCACCGTTTCTCACCTAGTAGCTATTGACTCTGAGACAGGAGAAGTCACTGCTCAGAAGTCACTGGACTATGAACAGATGACAGGCTTTGAGTTCCAGGTGATAGCAGAGGACAGAGGGCATCCCCAGCTTGCATCCAGCATCTCTGTGTGGGTTAGCCTCTTGGATGCCAATGATAATGCCCCAGAAGTGATTCATCCTGTGCTCAGTGAAGGTAAAGCCACCCTTTCAGTGCTTGTAAATGCCTCCACGGGGCACCTTCTGTTGCCCATCGAGAATCCCAATGGCTTGGAGCCAGCAGTTACTGGTACACCAATGGCTACCCGCAGCCCCTGGTCTTATCTCTTGGTGACGATTGTGGCAAGAGATGCAGACTCAGGGGCCAATGGGGAGCTCCTCTACAGCATTCGAAGTGGGAATGATGCTCATCTTTTTGTCCTCAGCCCCTCCTTGGGGCAGCTATTGATTAATGTCACCAATGCCAGCAGCCTCATTGGGAGTCAGTGGGACCTGGGGATAGTAGTAGAGGACCAGGGCAGCCCCTCCTTGCAGACTCAAGCTCTGTTGAGGGTTGCTTTTGTCACCAGTGTGGACCACCTAAGGGACTTTGCTCATGAGTCTGGGGTCCTGAGCACACCAGTGCTGGCAATGATCTGCCTGGCTGTGCTGCTGGCCATCTTTGGGTTGATTTTGGCTCTGTTCGTGTCCATCTGCCGGACGGAGAAAAAGGATAATAGGGCCTACAACTGTCGCGAAGCCGAGTCCACGTACCGCCACCAGCCCAAGAGGCCCCAGAAACACATCCAGAAGGCAGATATTCACCTGGTGCCCATGCTCAGGGCCCAGGAGGATGAGGTCGATGACGTTAAATCATCCCTTAAAGATACCAGTAAGGAGGCATTGACAGAGACAGGTTGGGACTCCTGTTTGCAGGCCCCCTTCCACCTCACACCAACCTTATACAGGACCCTGCGTAACCAAGGCAACCAGGGAGCACTGGCAGAGAGCCAGGAGGTACTGCAGGACACCTACAACTTTCTTTTCAACCATCCCAGGCAGAGGAACGCCTCCCGAGAGAACCTAAGCCTTCCTGAGTCCCCACCTGCCCTGGGCCAGCTGCACTCAAGGCCTCTGcagctgcctggcagccccaTAGCAAGGCTGGCTGGAGACCAGGGCAGTAAGGAGGCCCCACAGAGCCCGCCAGCCTCCTCTGCAACCCTGAGACGGCAGCGGAATCTCCACGGCAAAGTGTCTCctgaaggacagcctggtcctcACCAGATCCTGAGGAGCCTGGTCCGGCTGTCCGTGGCTGCTTTCGCAGAACGAAACCCCGTGGAGGAGCTCGCTGGGGATTCTCCACCTGTGCAG CAAATCTCCCAGCTGCTGTCCTTGCTGCATCAGGGCCAATTCCAGCCCAAACCAAACCACCGAGGAAATAAATACTCAGCCAAGCCCGGCGGCAGCAG GGCTCCCATCCCAAACACAGATGGCTCAGATGGCCCAGGTGTCAGGCCTGGTGGCCAAGCAGAGCCCGACCTGGAAGAGGGCCCCCTAGGCCCCGAGGAGGAGAACCTTTCTGTGAAGCGACTTCTGGAAGAAGAGCTATCGAGCCTGCTGGACCCCCATACAG GTCTGGCCCTGGACAAGCTGAGTCCCCCTGACCCTGCCTGGATGGCGAGACTGTCACTGCCCCTTACCACCAATTACCGAGACAACTTGTCTTCCCCTGACGCCGCAGCTTCAGAGGAACCGAGAACCTTCCAGACATTCGGCAAAACAGCCGGACCAGGACCCGAGCTAAGCCCGACAGGCACGCGCCTGGCCAGCACTTTCGTCTCAGAGATGAACTCGCTGCTGGAGATGTTGTTGGAGCAGCACACGGTGCCAGTGGAGGCCGCGTCTGCGGCTTTGCGGCGGCTATCCGTGTGCGGCAGGACCCTCAGTCTAGACCTGGCCACCAGTGGAACCTCCGGCTCAGAAGCACAGCTGGGTAGAAAGAAGGCAGCCGAGGGCAGACTTGGCTGTGGCAGGAATCTATGA